A stretch of DNA from Spirosoma endbachense:
GGATTTGGAGTATGAACAGTGGCTTATTGAGAAATTAGCAACTGTCCTTAAAAGTTTACCACAACGCCAAATGGATGTGATCCTTTTGCGCTACTACGAAAATTTCCAAACATCCGAAATCGCCACGATTATGGGCATTACGGAGAAGTCGGTTCGTAATACGCTTTATAAAGCACTGACACACCTGAGAACACACATTCAGCCTCTGGATTTTATGCTCTTTATTTTTCTACTACTTCAGACCCTGGGATTCTAACAGTGTCTGGTTTTCAGCTAAACGGGAGTGTCTCGTCCTTGAAGTATCGGCCTGCCAACTTATACGTAGTGCTATCTTACGCATCAGGCATCCGTAGTGACGACTTTCTGACCATCAGTTTGGTTTTTAAGACATTGTTGATCGAGGCAATTTGCCCGCCGGGATTTTTAATCAGATCAATTAATAAACTGGCGGCTGATTGCCCCATCTCGAAAGCCGGTTGGGCCACTGAACTTAACGGTGGATTCAGCAGTGACGCAAAAGGCAAATCCGCAAAACCAACTAAAGCAATCTCCCCCGGCATGGATAAACCAAGTTCATTAATGGCGGCATGACACCCTAGGGCAATTGTATCGCTGGCCGCAAAAATACCATCGGGTCGTTTGGATCTACCGAGCAGTTCACGGGTAATCTTCAGTGACTGTTGGGCATTAAACGCTAAGGGAATCATCCACTCATCCACAATAGGGCGGTTATAATCCAGTAAAGCCGCTCGGTAGCCATGCATCCGTCGTCGACTCGTCACCAGGTTTTGCGAACCCGCTAAAAGGGCGATGTGTTCGCAGCCCTGCTTAATGAGATGCTCAGTAGCCATATAGGCACCCTCGAAGTCATCGACCAGTATGCTATGGGTATCAATGCCATCACAAACCCGGTCAAAAAAAACGATGGGGAAACCGCGCTCATGCAGCGTTTGGAAATGTGAATAATCCTGCGTTGAGGTGGCAATCGAAACCAGCAGACCATCTTTTCGTTGTTGAGCAATGTGTTTCACATTCAACACTTCTCGTTCATAACTATCATGGCTTTGATAAATAACGACCTGATAGCCCTGGGCAAACGCAATGGCTTCAATACCCGCAATGACGACGGCAAAAAAAGGATTGGCTATTTCAGGAACGATGACGCCAATTTCCTGACTATGACTACTCAGTAAACTTAGCGCAACCGGGTTTGGATTGTAGTCGAGACGTTGAGCCAGTTCCAGCACCCGGCGTTTGGTTTCCGGATTAATTTCCCAACTGTCTCTCAACGCTCGGGAAACAGTAGAGGTCGACAGATTCAATTCGCTGGCGAGGTCTTTAATGGTCACTTGTTTCATAGCGATCAACTTATTGAAATAACACTATTTTGCTGGCCCTAACTAACGAAAATTAAAGTAAAACTACTTCCAACTAGCTTGCCTTGTAGGTGTTGATCGCATCCGTCACGCGGCACTGTATAGATCATTGCTCGTTACAATTATGCCCAGTATACGGGCCTGGCCAGCGCGTTCTTAGGCATGAAGCAAGGCCAGCCGCCAAGGTCGTCACCATCCGAATCCATAACCGTATCCAGAATAATAGGTACAGGTGGGCCAGAACGAGTGGATTGCGTCGGATGAACCAGTGGCCAACTGTGCAGACTTATCAGAATGAAAAGAATTTTTATTGCCGTACAACCAGAGATCTCCAGCGTAGAATTACTGTTTCAATAGCATGACCGAAACCAACATCATCAAGCCTGCAGTACCCCATCAGTGGTTAAACTGTCCTGGATGCAAAGTCCCGGTTAATCCTGTATACTGGTTATTGGAAATAGGCT
This window harbors:
- a CDS encoding LacI family DNA-binding transcriptional regulator: MKQVTIKDLASELNLSTSTVSRALRDSWEINPETKRRVLELAQRLDYNPNPVALSLLSSHSQEIGVIVPEIANPFFAVVIAGIEAIAFAQGYQVVIYQSHDSYEREVLNVKHIAQQRKDGLLVSIATSTQDYSHFQTLHERGFPIVFFDRVCDGIDTHSILVDDFEGAYMATEHLIKQGCEHIALLAGSQNLVTSRRRMHGYRAALLDYNRPIVDEWMIPLAFNAQQSLKITRELLGRSKRPDGIFAASDTIALGCHAAINELGLSMPGEIALVGFADLPFASLLNPPLSSVAQPAFEMGQSAASLLIDLIKNPGGQIASINNVLKTKLMVRKSSLRMPDA